In the Arthrobacter zhaoxinii genome, one interval contains:
- a CDS encoding LysR family transcriptional regulator substrate-binding protein, with protein sequence MPTDTSAPLQGSTSRPLTVAYVPGVTPGKWITRWRERQNQELRTFQCEEPAALEELASGRADLAFIRIPAEGFARPDGVNMIPLYEEQPVAAASKEHPLAAFDAVELADLDGETILDIDEMGGAPVALEVAAAGSGIVILPMSVARLYSRKDIEARPVNGVPATRIGIAWLQDRDEPDIEEFVGVVRGRTANSSRQPSIQAEQKSSAKKRTKERQTRSGPKPATKSGGRPGGKAKGGGKGGKPRRSR encoded by the coding sequence ATGCCCACAGACACATCAGCACCCCTGCAGGGGTCGACGTCGCGGCCGCTGACCGTGGCCTACGTACCGGGCGTGACGCCGGGCAAATGGATTACCCGCTGGCGGGAACGGCAGAACCAGGAACTGCGCACTTTCCAGTGCGAGGAACCCGCAGCCCTGGAGGAACTTGCCTCCGGCCGGGCGGATCTGGCCTTTATCCGCATTCCTGCCGAAGGTTTTGCACGCCCGGACGGCGTGAACATGATTCCCCTTTATGAAGAGCAGCCGGTGGCCGCTGCCTCAAAGGAGCACCCACTGGCTGCCTTCGACGCAGTTGAGCTGGCTGACCTCGACGGCGAAACGATCCTGGACATCGACGAGATGGGAGGAGCACCAGTCGCGCTGGAAGTCGCGGCGGCCGGCAGCGGCATTGTGATCCTGCCCATGTCCGTAGCCCGTCTGTACTCCCGGAAGGACATTGAAGCGCGGCCGGTGAACGGCGTTCCGGCAACACGGATCGGCATTGCCTGGCTGCAGGATCGGGACGAGCCCGACATCGAAGAGTTCGTCGGCGTGGTGCGGGGACGGACCGCGAACAGCTCCCGCCAGCCCTCCATCCAGGCCGAACAGAAGTCTTCGGCGAAAAAGCGCACCAAGGAACGCCAGACGCGAAGCGGGCCCAAACCGGCCACGAAGTCAGGCGGCCGTCCAGGGGGCAAGGCCAAGGGTGGCGGCAAGGGCGGGAAACCACGCCGCAGCCGGTAG
- a CDS encoding cation:proton antiporter: MELGLVSVAGVAVIVTVAAFSRRLGIAAPLILVVVGLALSYTPGVPEFSVPHEWILMGVLPPLLYAAAVNVPVVDFRRNIGAISSLSVFLVLFSAFSTGLLLYLLLPDLNFAAAVALGAVVSPPDAVAATSIGKKLGLPPRLVTVLEGEGLVNDATALVLLRSAVAASAGGLSSIWAGIGDFGFAVVVAVLVGLLVGAATVFVRSKLSDPVLDTAISFVVPFLAFIPAEEAGASGVLAVVVAGLYTGHRSASAFTAQARINDSINWRTIQFLLENGVFLLMGLELRHLVENVDTSLLPVLDAVLIGLATTMLLILLRFAWVTPLIYLLRLKVRHQARRTKRFRLGLDRIKARGLKDERQRRRHRRAELLYLRRRADVEQLNREGLGWRGGMVISWSGMRGVVTLAAAQSLPEQTPYHEQLVLIAFTVAVATLLLQGLTLPWLIRVLGVQGRDVATDQRELARLLDELSGAGLTVLEQPKECLDVAQEVDPDVVERVRQSTFLRSELAWERVRALGANEEPTPQLQYRALRRAVVEAERDQLLLARREGRFASRTLAEAQRLLDLEESRLRPRLGER, translated from the coding sequence GTGGAATTGGGTCTTGTTTCCGTGGCGGGCGTTGCCGTCATTGTCACCGTAGCTGCCTTCTCCAGGCGTCTTGGGATAGCTGCACCACTGATCCTGGTGGTGGTGGGCCTGGCGTTGTCCTACACGCCGGGCGTCCCTGAGTTCTCGGTTCCGCACGAGTGGATCCTGATGGGTGTGCTGCCCCCGCTGCTCTACGCCGCGGCGGTGAATGTCCCCGTGGTGGACTTCCGACGGAACATCGGCGCGATCTCCTCGCTCTCCGTCTTCCTCGTGCTTTTCTCCGCCTTCTCCACGGGCCTGCTTCTCTACCTGCTGCTGCCGGACCTGAACTTCGCCGCCGCGGTGGCCCTGGGCGCCGTCGTCAGCCCGCCCGACGCCGTTGCGGCCACCTCAATCGGAAAGAAGCTGGGCCTGCCTCCGCGCCTGGTCACGGTGCTCGAAGGCGAAGGCCTGGTCAACGATGCCACCGCCCTGGTGCTGCTGCGCTCCGCCGTCGCAGCTTCTGCCGGCGGCTTGTCCAGCATCTGGGCCGGCATCGGCGACTTCGGTTTCGCCGTCGTCGTTGCCGTTCTCGTTGGCCTGCTGGTAGGCGCGGCCACCGTCTTCGTCCGGTCAAAACTCTCCGATCCGGTGCTGGACACCGCAATCTCCTTCGTGGTCCCGTTCCTTGCCTTCATTCCGGCGGAGGAAGCCGGGGCATCCGGTGTGCTCGCCGTGGTGGTTGCAGGGCTGTACACCGGGCACCGAAGCGCGTCCGCGTTCACGGCGCAGGCCCGGATCAATGACAGCATCAACTGGCGGACCATCCAGTTCCTGCTGGAAAACGGCGTGTTCCTGCTGATGGGGCTGGAATTGCGCCATCTGGTGGAGAACGTCGACACCAGTCTTCTTCCTGTCCTCGATGCAGTGCTCATCGGTCTTGCCACCACTATGCTGCTGATCCTGCTGCGCTTCGCGTGGGTGACGCCGCTGATCTACCTGCTGCGGCTGAAGGTCCGGCATCAGGCCCGGCGGACCAAGCGGTTCCGGCTCGGCCTGGACCGGATCAAGGCGCGCGGGCTGAAGGATGAGCGGCAGCGCCGGCGGCACCGGCGGGCCGAGCTGCTCTACCTGCGGCGCCGGGCCGACGTCGAACAGCTGAACCGCGAAGGTCTGGGCTGGCGCGGCGGCATGGTGATTTCCTGGTCCGGCATGCGCGGCGTGGTGACCCTGGCCGCGGCCCAGTCCCTGCCGGAGCAGACCCCGTATCACGAGCAGCTGGTACTGATCGCCTTCACCGTCGCCGTGGCAACCCTGCTGCTGCAGGGCCTCACCCTCCCGTGGCTGATCCGCGTCCTGGGCGTCCAGGGCAGGGATGTGGCCACGGACCAGCGCGAGCTGGCCAGGCTGCTCGACGAGCTCAGCGGTGCCGGACTCACGGTCCTGGAGCAGCCCAAAGAATGCCTGGACGTGGCTCAGGAGGTGGACCCGGATGTCGTGGAAAGGGTGCGGCAGAGCACCTTCCTGCGCAGCGAGCTCGCCTGGGAGCGGGTGCGGGCGCTCGGGGCCAACGAGGAGCCGACGCCGCAGCTCCAGTACCGGGCGCTGCGCCGCGCCGTCGTCGAGGCCGAACGGGACCAGTTGCTCCTGGCCCGCCGGGAGGGACGTTTTGCTTCGCGGACCCTTGCGGAGGCACAGCGCCTGCTGGATTTGGAGGAATCCCGCCTGCGGCCGCGGCTGGGGGAGCGCTAG
- a CDS encoding metal-dependent hydrolase, whose translation MMGGHHAASGAAAWVAVASTAPHAFGWYPVTPLGVVTGALLTAGAALLPDLDHHSGTIAHSLPPITKILARMTETVSGGHRRGTHSLLGLAVFVALATALGRITTDVPVFGSVALGAGILSVLLMGFAFKALKIAGGPARSWFLALAFSAFIAVYAPENNDWLPVAVGLGVAVHIVGDLLTHQGVMILWPLRIKRPRSLVRFPVVSKLWRSSGAFSLPLIGAAGSWREWALMVPVTIYAIFGVTIDGMTALTGWSPYS comes from the coding sequence ATGATGGGTGGCCACCATGCCGCTAGCGGCGCCGCGGCCTGGGTAGCCGTCGCATCCACCGCTCCGCACGCCTTCGGCTGGTATCCGGTGACGCCGCTCGGCGTCGTCACCGGCGCCCTGTTGACGGCCGGAGCGGCGCTGCTGCCGGACCTCGATCATCACAGCGGCACCATTGCGCATTCCCTTCCGCCGATCACGAAAATCCTCGCCCGCATGACGGAAACCGTCAGCGGCGGGCACCGCCGAGGCACGCATTCCCTGCTCGGCCTGGCCGTGTTCGTGGCACTGGCGACGGCGCTGGGCAGGATCACCACCGACGTACCCGTCTTCGGCTCCGTAGCGCTGGGGGCGGGGATCCTGTCCGTGCTGCTGATGGGATTCGCCTTCAAGGCGCTGAAGATAGCCGGCGGTCCGGCCCGCAGCTGGTTCCTTGCCCTGGCTTTCTCGGCGTTCATTGCCGTGTATGCCCCGGAAAACAACGACTGGCTGCCCGTTGCGGTAGGGCTGGGCGTGGCGGTCCATATTGTCGGCGACCTCCTCACCCATCAAGGGGTCATGATCCTGTGGCCGCTTCGGATCAAACGGCCGCGTTCGCTCGTCCGCTTTCCAGTGGTCAGCAAGCTCTGGCGGAGCAGCGGGGCCTTCTCTCTGCCGCTGATCGGCGCGGCCGGATCCTGGCGGGAGTGGGCGTTGATGGTGCCGGTGACCATCTACGCGATTTTCGGTGTCACCATAGACGGCATGACCGCCCTGACCGGCTGGTCCCCCTACTCCTGA
- a CDS encoding gluconokinase has translation MSPTAQHLVIMGVAGSGKTTVANLLSKRLGWIAAEADEFHPAANIAKMSAGVPLDDDDRWPWLHAIRDWMGIQEANSRSTIVTCSALKRTYRNVLAQAPGAVTFVHLDGDRELLAERMKTRSGHFMPPSLLPSQLNTLEPLSADEAGLKIEITNTPTEIVDAILYHLGFAAA, from the coding sequence ATGTCCCCCACTGCACAGCACCTCGTCATCATGGGCGTTGCCGGCTCGGGCAAAACCACCGTCGCCAACCTGCTCTCCAAACGCCTCGGCTGGATCGCTGCCGAAGCGGACGAGTTCCATCCCGCAGCCAACATCGCCAAGATGTCCGCCGGCGTCCCGCTCGATGACGACGACCGGTGGCCGTGGCTCCACGCCATCCGCGACTGGATGGGCATACAGGAAGCCAACAGCCGTTCCACCATCGTCACCTGTTCGGCCTTGAAACGCACTTACCGAAACGTCCTTGCCCAGGCGCCGGGAGCGGTCACCTTCGTACATCTGGACGGAGACAGGGAACTGCTTGCCGAACGCATGAAAACACGCAGCGGACACTTCATGCCCCCGTCGCTTCTCCCCTCGCAGTTGAACACCCTGGAGCCGCTGTCCGCGGATGAGGCAGGCCTCAAGATCGAGATTACAAATACCCCGACCGAAATCGTGGACGCCATTCTCTACCATCTGGGGTTCGCCGCCGCCTGA
- a CDS encoding FadR/GntR family transcriptional regulator, with protein sequence MSESAGAPAAVLNARIIETLGRDIASGVLAPGDRLTLEGLQQEFGVSRTVVRDCMRILESMNLVYSKRRVGIVVQKPEVWNVFDPRVIKWRLAGPGRAEQFRTLTELRVGVEPVAAAAAARNAAPDERARLVELAEALRRLGEAGDLDAFLQTDVEFHTLLLRASGNDMFASLQDVVAEVLAGRTHQGLMPPHPTEEGLRGHLLVAEAVAAGDGSAALAHMTNLLEEVRQAVVG encoded by the coding sequence ATGAGTGAATCCGCCGGCGCGCCGGCTGCGGTCCTGAATGCCCGGATCATCGAAACGCTGGGCCGGGACATTGCCTCTGGCGTGCTCGCACCGGGGGATCGGCTGACGCTCGAAGGGCTCCAGCAGGAGTTTGGTGTTTCCCGCACCGTGGTCCGCGACTGCATGCGGATCCTGGAGTCCATGAACCTGGTGTACTCCAAGCGACGGGTCGGCATAGTGGTGCAGAAACCCGAGGTGTGGAATGTGTTCGATCCACGCGTGATCAAATGGCGGCTTGCCGGACCCGGCCGGGCCGAACAATTCCGGACGCTGACCGAGCTGAGGGTGGGAGTGGAGCCGGTGGCGGCGGCTGCTGCCGCCCGGAACGCCGCGCCGGATGAACGCGCCCGGCTGGTGGAGCTGGCCGAAGCGCTCAGGAGGCTCGGGGAAGCAGGGGACCTGGACGCGTTCCTGCAGACCGATGTCGAATTCCATACGTTGCTGCTGCGTGCCAGCGGCAACGACATGTTCGCTTCCCTGCAGGACGTGGTCGCCGAGGTGCTCGCCGGCCGCACCCATCAGGGACTGATGCCGCCGCATCCGACCGAGGAGGGTCTGCGGGGGCATCTGCTGGTGGCTGAAGCCGTTGCCGCGGGGGACGGTTCCGCTGCACTGGCTCATATGACCAATCTGCTGGAAGAGGTGCGGCAGGCCGTCGTCGGCTAG